The Candidatus Eremiobacteraceae bacterium genome contains a region encoding:
- a CDS encoding tetratricopeptide repeat protein: MTENNRIHAAAHLAAAKASHKNDDIAAMREALDQLGRASDRNAVLLLEAAKMYAAAGANEDAVRAYLEAGTAFIDPEAELGRAREAFDAAHALDPVNLDVIFQIGRVYMIEGDAQRALAQFVHVLRHSKYTHAPALFEAACVYEQLGLHDQAVLTFRKVLDRDRTNVPAIVRMGQRLHSMGMLPEAIGYYVQAAEAAYAAGQIGTCRHVINVVLGLDPNNHRARSVLSDLNDMLAVAKHEPEKVDRGAARAAEAPTPTPAPPADAEVPIVVPTPPEPTPAQPTPPIEYATRMDVARLAAKYDRHKSKLDELSAAVAAIEEVLARLEIAAKAPPPPPPQETSRKQTAPPVKSPAPPKAAAPAKKTTAKPRKRTS, translated from the coding sequence GTGACCGAGAACAACCGCATCCACGCAGCCGCTCATCTCGCGGCAGCCAAAGCAAGCCACAAGAACGACGACATCGCCGCCATGCGCGAGGCACTCGACCAGCTCGGCCGCGCATCCGATCGCAATGCCGTCTTGCTCCTCGAAGCGGCGAAGATGTATGCGGCCGCGGGAGCCAACGAGGACGCCGTGCGCGCGTATTTGGAGGCCGGCACAGCCTTCATCGATCCTGAAGCGGAACTCGGCCGCGCGCGCGAGGCCTTCGACGCGGCACACGCCCTCGATCCGGTCAACTTGGATGTCATCTTCCAGATCGGCCGCGTCTACATGATCGAAGGCGACGCGCAGCGGGCGCTCGCGCAGTTCGTGCACGTGCTGCGCCACTCGAAGTACACGCACGCACCCGCGCTCTTCGAAGCAGCTTGCGTCTACGAGCAGCTCGGCCTGCACGATCAAGCCGTGCTGACGTTTCGGAAAGTGCTCGACCGCGATCGGACCAACGTGCCCGCGATCGTCCGGATGGGGCAACGTCTGCACTCCATGGGCATGCTGCCGGAAGCGATCGGCTACTACGTGCAGGCCGCCGAAGCCGCGTACGCTGCCGGGCAGATCGGAACGTGCCGTCACGTGATCAACGTCGTGCTGGGGTTGGATCCGAATAACCACCGTGCGCGGTCGGTGCTGTCGGATCTGAACGACATGCTCGCGGTCGCAAAGCACGAGCCGGAGAAGGTTGACCGCGGCGCAGCTCGAGCAGCCGAAGCGCCGACACCGACGCCCGCACCACCGGCAGACGCGGAAGTGCCGATTGTCGTGCCGACGCCCCCGGAGCCGACACCGGCGCAGCCGACGCCGCCTATCGAATATGCGACCCGCATGGATGTCGCCCGACTCGCCGCAAAATACGATCGGCACAAGAGCAAGCTTGACGAATTGAGCGCGGCGGTCGCCGCGATCGAAGAAGTGCTCGCGCGGCTGGAGATCGCAGCGAAAGCGCCGCCGCCACCGCCGCCGCAAGAGACCTCACGTAAGCAAACAGCTCCGCCTGTGAAATCACCCGCGCCGCCGAAAGCGGCGGCGCCCGCAAAGAAGACGACGGCGAAGCCGCGTAAGCGCACGTCATAG
- the dnaE gene encoding DNA polymerase III subunit alpha translates to MTSAYAELHCRSNFSFLDGGSHPEELIERAKELELASIAITDRDGLYGVVRFSQAARAEGIEAIVGAELSLDDDTRIVALARDARGYANLSRLISRAHLDHPRGAPRISYAELAGGAHGLIALADFEKGRPARECARGDMAAAIAAAAALRDIFGRENCFLEIQRHLLPDDGPRIRALLEVAKSTRLGVVATGGVAYAVPEHRDIADVLACIRAKTDLDAAGTLLRPNGEYYLRSPHAMAALFCDLPQAIAASAEIAQRCTFRLGKLHNEFPDFPVPASETPFSYLYQLVHEGVRRRYRPVSPEVSKQIAHELAVIEKLNLAGYFLIVWDIVRFANEHGILVQGRGSAANSAVCYALNITSVDPVGLKLLFERFLSEERDEPPDIDLDTPSGDQREKIIQYVYDRYGRDHAALVAEVITYRARMAVRDVGKALGLSLDQVDALSKSLDSRVLPGAEETAEAGNGEVAPHEALGVTKHGDKTPMSAAEVEAAVAALPEALRADIGGDVALRLHALCRRIDGFPRHLSQHSGGMVITRSPLIEVAPLEQAAMPGRTIVCWDKDDCAVLGLIKIDILGLGMLDAIERCIAEVRRVRGIDVDLADLRACDDQRVYDILCKADTVGLFQVESRAQMSSLPRMQPRKFYDIVVQVAIIRPGPIQGDMVHPYFRRRLGQEPVTYPHPALEPVLARTLGVPLFQEQGMRMAVVAAGFTAGQADELRRAMGHKRSREKMERLRERLVDGMRRNGIEGALGERLYHMLSAFADYGFPESHAASFALIVYVSGYLKVHYPAEFVASLLNAQPMGFYSPSTLVSDARRHGVTVLPPDVNLSHFECTAEPIARTAADEGADANEGADANKGADANEGADASRPSARRREIALRIGLNQVRGIGEKHRELLEAERAKGPYANVRDFVLRTGLAKDILESLAAVGAFGFFGISRRDALWEVQRMGGLARAGGLERRMTVDEQAVALPAMLAQEEAAADFWGLGLSTRYQVIQFCRESLDAIRVRRAADLATLPHRLIIKVAGVVTSRQRPGTAKGFVFTTMEDETGLINVIIRPDIYKKYRAIAREEPAVIVEGVVQKQEGTINLLARKFWKLDLRELAHGLSSRDFH, encoded by the coding sequence TTGACTAGCGCGTATGCCGAGCTGCACTGCCGTTCGAATTTCTCATTTCTCGACGGCGGATCGCATCCGGAAGAGCTGATCGAGCGCGCGAAGGAGCTCGAGCTCGCATCGATCGCCATCACCGACCGCGACGGTCTCTACGGCGTGGTGCGCTTTTCACAAGCGGCGCGTGCCGAAGGCATCGAGGCGATCGTCGGCGCGGAACTCTCGCTCGACGACGACACGCGCATCGTCGCGCTCGCGCGCGACGCGCGCGGCTACGCCAACCTCTCACGATTGATCAGCCGCGCGCATCTCGACCACCCGCGCGGTGCGCCGCGCATCTCGTACGCCGAACTTGCGGGCGGCGCACACGGCTTGATCGCGCTCGCCGATTTCGAGAAGGGCCGGCCCGCGCGAGAATGCGCGCGCGGCGACATGGCAGCGGCGATCGCGGCAGCGGCGGCGCTGCGCGACATCTTCGGCCGCGAGAACTGCTTCCTTGAGATCCAGCGCCATCTGCTGCCCGACGACGGCCCGCGTATACGCGCGCTGCTCGAAGTGGCGAAGTCCACGCGGCTCGGCGTCGTGGCTACGGGCGGCGTGGCCTATGCCGTACCCGAACACCGCGACATCGCCGACGTGCTGGCATGCATCCGCGCCAAGACCGACCTCGATGCTGCCGGCACGCTCTTGCGCCCGAATGGCGAGTACTATCTGCGCTCGCCGCACGCGATGGCGGCATTATTCTGCGATCTGCCGCAAGCCATCGCGGCAAGCGCGGAGATCGCGCAGCGCTGCACGTTCCGGCTCGGAAAGTTGCACAACGAATTTCCCGACTTCCCCGTGCCCGCAAGCGAAACGCCGTTCTCGTATCTCTATCAACTCGTCCACGAAGGCGTACGCCGCCGCTATCGACCGGTCTCGCCGGAGGTGAGCAAGCAGATCGCGCACGAGCTGGCGGTGATCGAGAAGCTGAATCTCGCGGGCTATTTCCTCATCGTCTGGGATATCGTGCGCTTTGCCAACGAGCATGGCATCTTGGTGCAAGGCCGCGGTTCGGCCGCCAATTCGGCCGTCTGCTACGCGCTGAACATCACAAGCGTCGATCCGGTCGGACTGAAGCTGCTCTTCGAACGCTTTCTCTCCGAAGAGCGCGATGAGCCGCCCGACATCGATCTGGACACGCCGTCGGGCGACCAGCGCGAGAAGATCATCCAATACGTCTACGACCGCTACGGCCGCGATCATGCGGCGCTCGTCGCCGAGGTCATCACATACCGTGCGCGCATGGCGGTGCGCGATGTCGGCAAGGCGCTCGGCCTGTCGCTCGACCAGGTCGATGCGCTTTCGAAATCGCTCGATAGCCGCGTGCTGCCCGGTGCAGAAGAGACGGCCGAAGCGGGCAACGGCGAGGTCGCCCCGCATGAGGCGCTCGGCGTGACCAAACACGGCGATAAGACGCCGATGTCGGCGGCGGAAGTGGAGGCCGCGGTCGCCGCGCTGCCCGAAGCGCTGCGCGCGGATATCGGCGGCGATGTCGCGCTGCGGCTCCACGCGTTGTGCCGGCGCATCGACGGTTTTCCACGCCATTTGAGCCAGCATTCGGGCGGCATGGTGATCACGCGCAGTCCGCTCATCGAAGTGGCGCCGCTCGAGCAGGCGGCCATGCCGGGGCGCACCATCGTATGTTGGGATAAAGACGACTGCGCGGTGCTCGGGCTCATCAAGATCGACATCTTGGGTCTCGGCATGCTCGACGCGATCGAGCGCTGCATCGCCGAAGTGCGGCGCGTGCGCGGCATCGACGTGGATCTGGCCGACTTGCGCGCCTGCGACGACCAGCGGGTCTACGATATCCTGTGCAAGGCCGACACGGTCGGTCTCTTCCAGGTCGAGTCGCGCGCGCAGATGTCGTCGCTGCCGCGTATGCAGCCGCGCAAGTTCTACGACATCGTCGTGCAGGTGGCGATCATCCGGCCGGGGCCGATCCAGGGCGACATGGTGCATCCGTATTTCCGGCGCAGGCTCGGGCAAGAGCCGGTCACGTATCCGCATCCCGCGCTCGAACCGGTGCTCGCGCGCACGCTCGGCGTGCCGCTGTTCCAGGAGCAGGGCATGCGCATGGCCGTGGTGGCGGCCGGCTTCACCGCCGGACAGGCCGATGAACTCCGTCGCGCGATGGGGCACAAACGATCGCGCGAGAAGATGGAACGCCTGCGCGAGCGGTTGGTCGACGGGATGCGGCGCAACGGTATCGAGGGTGCGCTCGGCGAGCGCCTCTACCACATGCTGAGCGCGTTCGCTGACTACGGTTTTCCGGAATCGCACGCAGCATCGTTCGCGCTCATCGTCTACGTCTCGGGCTATCTCAAAGTGCATTACCCCGCAGAATTCGTCGCGTCACTGCTCAACGCGCAGCCTATGGGGTTCTATTCGCCTTCGACGTTGGTCAGCGATGCGCGCCGCCACGGCGTCACCGTATTGCCGCCGGACGTCAACCTCTCGCACTTCGAATGCACCGCCGAGCCCATCGCCCGCACGGCGGCGGATGAAGGGGCCGACGCCAATGAAGGGGCCGACGCCAATAAAGGGGCCGATGCCAATGAAGGGGCCGACGCCAGTCGGCCCTCTGCAAGACGACGGGAGATCGCGTTACGCATCGGGCTGAACCAGGTACGCGGCATCGGCGAGAAGCATCGCGAGCTGCTCGAAGCCGAACGCGCGAAGGGACCGTATGCGAACGTCCGCGACTTCGTGCTGCGCACCGGTCTTGCCAAAGACATCTTAGAATCGCTTGCGGCGGTCGGGGCGTTCGGCTTTTTCGGCATCAGCCGCCGCGACGCGCTTTGGGAAGTGCAACGCATGGGCGGTCTAGCACGCGCCGGCGGACTGGAGCGGCGCATGACGGTGGACGAACAGGCCGTCGCGCTGCCGGCCATGCTCGCGCAGGAGGAAGCCGCCGCCGACTTTTGGGGTCTTGGGTTATCCACGCGCTATCAGGTGATCCAATTCTGCCGCGAGAGCCTAGATGCGATCCGCGTCCGGCGTGCTGCTGACCTCGCCACCTTGCCGCACCGCCTCATCATCAAAGTCGCAGGCGTGGTGACGTCGCGGCAGCGGCCGGGCACAGCCAAGGGCTTTGTCTTCACCACCATGGAGGATGAGACGGGCTTGATCAACGTGATCATCAGGCCGGATATCTATAAGAAGTATCGGGCGATCGCACGCGAGGAACCTGCGGTGATCGTGGAAGGCGTGGTGCAGAAGCAGGAAGGAACGATCAACCTCCTGGCGCGCAAGTTCTGGAAACTCGACCTGCGAGAGCTCGCCCACGGATTATCTTCGCGCGACTTCCACTAA